A single window of Mycobacterium sp. ITM-2016-00318 DNA harbors:
- a CDS encoding NDMA-dependent alcohol dehydrogenase, which yields MKTKGALIWEFNQPWSIEEIEIGDPVKDEVKIQMEASGMCHSDHHLVTGDIPMAGFPVLGGHEGAGIVTEVGPGVEDIAPGDHVVLSFIPSCGRCPSCQAGLRNLCDLGAGLLGGQAVSDNTHRIHAKGQPVFPMTLLGTFSPYMVVHKSSVVKIDPSIPFEVACLVGCGVTTGYGSAVKAGDIRPGDDVLVIGVGGVGMSAVQGAVNAGARNLFVIEPVEWKRDAALKFGATHAYPDTDAAFAGIAEVTHGLMAQQVIVTVGALKGADVDTYVNLTAKGGTTVLTAIGSLLDTNVNLNLAMLTLMQKRVQGTIFGGGNPHFDIPQLLSMYKAGKLNLDDMVTTQYKLEQINDGYKDMLEGRNIRGVIRYTDADR from the coding sequence ATGAAGACAAAGGGCGCTCTCATCTGGGAGTTCAACCAGCCGTGGTCGATCGAGGAGATCGAGATCGGCGACCCCGTCAAGGACGAGGTCAAGATCCAGATGGAAGCGTCGGGCATGTGCCACTCCGACCACCACCTGGTCACCGGCGACATCCCGATGGCCGGCTTCCCGGTGCTCGGCGGCCACGAGGGCGCGGGCATCGTCACCGAGGTCGGCCCAGGGGTCGAGGACATCGCACCCGGCGACCATGTTGTGCTGTCCTTCATCCCGTCCTGCGGCAGGTGTCCATCCTGTCAGGCGGGGCTGCGCAACCTGTGCGACCTCGGCGCCGGCCTGCTCGGTGGCCAGGCCGTCTCCGACAACACGCACCGCATTCACGCCAAGGGCCAGCCGGTGTTCCCGATGACGCTGCTCGGAACCTTCAGCCCGTACATGGTGGTACACAAGAGTTCGGTCGTGAAGATCGATCCGTCGATCCCATTCGAGGTGGCGTGCCTCGTCGGCTGCGGCGTGACGACGGGCTACGGCTCGGCCGTCAAAGCGGGTGATATCCGCCCCGGTGACGACGTCCTGGTGATTGGTGTCGGTGGCGTCGGCATGTCGGCGGTGCAAGGTGCCGTGAACGCAGGTGCCCGCAACCTCTTCGTCATCGAGCCCGTCGAGTGGAAGCGCGACGCGGCACTCAAATTCGGAGCGACGCACGCCTATCCGGACACCGACGCCGCCTTCGCAGGTATCGCCGAGGTCACCCACGGCCTGATGGCGCAGCAGGTCATCGTGACAGTCGGCGCGCTCAAGGGTGCCGACGTCGACACCTACGTGAACCTCACCGCCAAGGGCGGCACCACCGTCCTCACCGCCATCGGCAGCCTGCTGGACACCAACGTCAACCTGAATCTGGCGATGCTCACGCTGATGCAGAAGCGTGTGCAGGGCACCATCTTCGGCGGCGGCAACCCACATTTCGACATCCCGCAGCTGCTGTCGATGTACAAGGCGGGCAAGCTCAACCTCGACGACATGGTCACCACCCAGTACAAGCTCGAGCAGATCAACGACGGCTACAAGGACATGCTCGAGGGCCGCAACATCCGTGGCGTCATCCGCTACACCGACGCCGACCGGTAA
- a CDS encoding nuclear transport factor 2 family protein: MTQETVEQSPALAASQASWAAVHAKDKAAWLSLMTDDVVIEDPIGPAYTNPDGTGVRGKDGVSSFWDNSIGLATITITCEETFPSSSPNEIAHILNLRFAFDNGSASAVRGVFTYKVNDAGLLTNLRGYWNMGMMKPVTDGGD, translated from the coding sequence ATGACGCAGGAAACCGTGGAGCAGAGCCCCGCGTTGGCCGCGTCGCAGGCCTCATGGGCCGCCGTCCACGCCAAGGACAAGGCTGCCTGGCTCTCCCTGATGACCGACGATGTCGTCATCGAGGACCCGATCGGCCCCGCCTACACCAATCCCGACGGCACCGGTGTGCGCGGTAAGGACGGCGTCTCCTCGTTCTGGGACAACAGCATCGGGCTCGCTACGATCACGATCACATGTGAAGAGACCTTCCCGTCGAGTTCTCCCAACGAGATCGCTCACATCCTGAACCTGCGCTTCGCGTTCGACAACGGTTCGGCGAGCGCGGTGCGCGGAGTCTTCACCTACAAGGTCAACGACGCGGGCCTGCTGACCAACCTGCGCGGCTACTGGAACATGGGCATGATGAAGCCCGTGACGGACGGCGGCGATTAG
- a CDS encoding SDR family NAD(P)-dependent oxidoreductase: MSASLSGRGAVVVGGSRGIGFQVAAHLAAQGAGVVVNGRDADTAAEAAAHIDRAVAHPGSPADPAVADALIDRCTSEFGRIDILVNCAGTAGLASESILDVTSAQFHELLDGHLVTTFETCRAAAPKMVEQGGGAIINTSSFAYLGDYGGTGYPAGKGGVNGLTMALATELREHGVRANVVCPGAKTRLSTGPEYEAHIAELNRRGMLDDVSTQTALEAPPPEYAAPIYGYLASDLAVNVTGRIFIAAGGFVGEFARQTPAIIGYRDHNDSPPWSVDELAELIK, from the coding sequence ATTAGCGCTTCTCTCTCCGGGCGCGGCGCCGTCGTCGTCGGCGGCTCGCGCGGTATCGGGTTTCAGGTCGCCGCACACCTCGCCGCCCAGGGCGCAGGCGTCGTCGTCAACGGTCGCGACGCCGATACCGCCGCCGAGGCGGCGGCACATATCGACCGTGCGGTCGCTCATCCCGGTTCGCCGGCCGATCCGGCGGTGGCCGACGCGCTGATCGACAGGTGCACAAGCGAATTCGGCCGCATCGACATCCTGGTGAACTGCGCGGGCACCGCCGGGTTGGCCAGTGAGTCGATCCTCGACGTCACCAGCGCGCAATTCCACGAGCTACTCGACGGCCATCTCGTCACCACGTTCGAGACGTGTCGGGCCGCGGCGCCGAAGATGGTCGAACAGGGCGGCGGCGCCATCATCAACACCAGTTCGTTCGCCTACCTCGGCGATTACGGCGGCACCGGCTACCCGGCGGGCAAGGGCGGCGTCAACGGCCTGACGATGGCGCTCGCGACCGAACTCAGGGAGCATGGCGTGCGCGCCAACGTGGTGTGCCCTGGCGCGAAGACGCGGCTGTCCACCGGGCCCGAGTACGAGGCGCATATCGCGGAGCTGAACCGCAGGGGCATGCTCGACGACGTCAGCACGCAGACCGCGCTCGAAGCCCCGCCTCCCGAGTACGCGGCGCCGATCTACGGCTACCTCGCAAGCGATCTAGCCGTGAACGTCACGGGCCGGATCTTCATTGCCGCAGGCGGTTTCGTCGGCGAGTTCGCACGACAGACGCCGGCGATCATCGGCTACCGAGACCATAACGACTCGCCGCCGTGGTCGGTCGACGAACTGGCGGAGCTGATCAAGTAG
- a CDS encoding HIT family protein, which yields MATVFTKIINGEIPGRFVYEDDDIVAFLTIAPITQGHTLVVPRAEIDNWQDVEPAFFSRVMEVCQLIGKAVSRAFDVERAGVIIAGLEVPHLHVHVFPARELSDFGFANADPDPSAESLDEAQTKIKAALAALA from the coding sequence ATGGCTACCGTCTTCACCAAGATCATCAACGGGGAGATTCCCGGGCGCTTCGTCTACGAAGACGACGACATCGTCGCGTTCCTGACTATCGCGCCGATCACGCAGGGCCACACGTTGGTGGTGCCGCGCGCCGAGATCGACAATTGGCAGGATGTCGAACCGGCCTTTTTCAGCCGCGTCATGGAGGTCTGCCAGCTGATCGGCAAGGCGGTGTCGAGAGCCTTCGACGTCGAGCGGGCAGGGGTGATCATCGCCGGCCTCGAAGTGCCGCACCTGCACGTGCATGTCTTCCCGGCGCGCGAACTGTCGGACTTCGGCTTCGCCAATGCCGACCCCGATCCGTCTGCGGAGTCGCTGGACGAGGCGCAGACCAAAATCAAGGCTGCACTGGCAGCGCTGGCCTGA
- a CDS encoding response regulator encodes MAMAALPESVPEARVLVVDDETNIVELLSVSLKFQGFEVHTASNGPAALDKAREIRPDAVILDVMMPGMDGFGVLRRLRADTQHTVVRPALPVQP; translated from the coding sequence ATGGCCATGGCTGCACTCCCAGAATCTGTCCCAGAGGCCCGAGTACTCGTCGTCGACGATGAGACCAACATCGTCGAACTCCTCTCGGTGAGCCTCAAGTTTCAGGGCTTCGAAGTCCACACCGCCTCCAACGGTCCGGCCGCGCTGGACAAGGCCCGCGAGATACGTCCCGACGCGGTCATCCTCGACGTGATGATGCCCGGCATGGACGGCTTCGGCGTGTTGCGGCGGCTGCGGGCCGACACCCAGCACACCGTGGTCAGGCCAGCGCTGCCAGTGCAGCCTTGA
- a CDS encoding HNH endonuclease — protein sequence MRQCRGCGTELSKRSQKIYCGNACQASVRRDNSIKRWLETGDAWIGTRQVHYIRQYLFDAQSGCCAVCGGASTWLGLPLALVLDHIDGDPTNNRRENLRLVCPNCDSQLPTFKSRNRGNGRHYRRQRYAGGQSY from the coding sequence ATGAGGCAATGTCGCGGCTGTGGCACCGAACTCTCGAAGCGCAGCCAGAAAATCTACTGCGGCAACGCATGCCAGGCATCGGTCCGTCGCGACAACTCCATCAAACGCTGGCTCGAAACCGGCGACGCGTGGATCGGGACTCGCCAGGTTCATTACATCCGGCAGTACCTCTTCGACGCGCAATCGGGCTGCTGCGCGGTGTGCGGCGGAGCAAGCACATGGCTCGGCCTACCACTGGCCTTGGTGTTGGACCACATCGACGGCGACCCGACGAACAACCGACGGGAGAACCTGCGGCTGGTGTGTCCGAACTGCGACTCTCAGCTTCCGACGTTCAAGAGCCGTAACCGTGGGAATGGACGCCACTACCGTCGGCAGCGCTACGCCGGCGGCCAGTCGTACTGA
- a CDS encoding cellulose synthase catalytic subunit, translated as MTTYCEETISLRPGLAEETVRFGAMPLAQSARTVRTRVLDRPVHRPDPRHHAHRADPRRHDRTKVLHEPTKRLALHEHVTKRLALHEPTERLEHSDRTAPGTPKPAEQAAEAQGLFSPPSDNEVYSYFGAQMRWVQLLLMGAYVLAGWSLLHFALASIAILWPMLIVLGLNAIGTVLSSLTSFNTRRLSAKTHRALVEGWAPSGPAPSIDVFLPTYGEDVAVLRNTYTHVKAMEWAGRVAVHVLDDGDRSEVRDLAAQFGFDYIVRPNRGHLKKAGNLQYAFSRTSGDHIVILDADFCPRPDFLRHLVPYMDDPTVGIVQSPQYFDSGEKMNWIQRTAGSTQELFYRWILPSRDRFNAAICVGTCALYRRKALETTGGFAQIEHSEDIHTGLHLMQAGFQTRYVPIVVSRGLCPEDMAGFLNQQYRWCNGSLVKLHNAKLDGSRVKMTLRQRLCFWSGLFYYITTAVNVVALYLPGMIMAAFFPTEVQPSQFVPFLAGLWVYLVVIPVVSKSRWRFEVLRLQMAYSYAHLIAIVHKLRGRSAGWVPTGAMNRSNPLARSISRVGAVAIILSLVPFWGVVAYDIHVYGVRQFWLMAMFVGLYTYLALPLLVEFVKVLVPSLGKRRKSRTDDAAAPPAQDGPAPKRRNPHRISAYEAVCYTLALGMAAAVASGWFDLMIPWSS; from the coding sequence ATGACTACGTACTGCGAAGAGACGATCAGCCTTCGCCCCGGCCTGGCCGAAGAAACGGTCCGATTCGGCGCCATGCCACTCGCGCAGAGCGCCCGCACGGTGCGTACCCGCGTACTCGATCGCCCCGTGCACCGGCCAGACCCGCGGCACCACGCCCATCGGGCAGACCCGCGTCGACACGACCGCACCAAGGTGCTGCACGAGCCCACGAAGCGGCTGGCGCTACACGAGCACGTCACGAAGCGGCTGGCGCTACACGAGCCCACGGAGCGGCTGGAGCACAGCGATCGGACGGCGCCGGGCACCCCGAAGCCCGCCGAACAGGCCGCCGAAGCGCAAGGTCTGTTCTCCCCGCCGAGCGACAACGAGGTCTACTCCTACTTCGGGGCGCAGATGCGATGGGTGCAGCTCCTGCTGATGGGCGCTTACGTTCTCGCGGGATGGAGTCTGCTGCATTTTGCACTCGCGTCGATCGCCATTTTGTGGCCCATGCTGATCGTGCTGGGGCTCAATGCGATTGGCACCGTACTGTCATCGCTGACCAGCTTCAACACCAGGCGGTTATCGGCGAAGACACACCGCGCGCTTGTCGAGGGCTGGGCTCCGTCGGGCCCGGCACCGAGCATCGATGTCTTTCTTCCCACCTACGGAGAGGACGTGGCGGTCCTGCGCAACACGTACACCCATGTCAAGGCGATGGAGTGGGCGGGCAGGGTCGCAGTTCACGTCCTCGACGACGGCGATCGCAGCGAGGTCCGGGACCTGGCAGCACAGTTCGGATTCGACTACATCGTCCGCCCGAATCGTGGGCACCTGAAGAAGGCAGGCAACCTTCAGTACGCCTTCAGCCGCACGTCGGGCGACCACATCGTGATTCTGGACGCCGATTTCTGCCCGCGTCCCGATTTCCTGCGGCACTTGGTGCCGTACATGGATGACCCGACCGTCGGCATCGTGCAGAGCCCGCAATACTTCGACAGCGGCGAGAAAATGAACTGGATTCAGCGCACGGCCGGCTCGACTCAAGAGTTGTTCTACCGCTGGATCCTGCCGTCGCGGGACCGGTTCAACGCTGCGATCTGCGTCGGCACCTGCGCGCTGTATCGCCGCAAGGCCCTCGAGACCACCGGCGGATTCGCGCAGATCGAGCACAGCGAAGACATTCACACCGGGCTGCATTTGATGCAGGCCGGCTTCCAGACCCGCTACGTGCCCATCGTGGTCTCCCGCGGCCTGTGCCCGGAGGACATGGCGGGCTTCCTGAACCAGCAGTACCGGTGGTGCAACGGGTCGCTGGTGAAGCTGCACAACGCGAAGCTTGACGGCTCGCGCGTGAAAATGACCCTCCGGCAACGACTCTGCTTCTGGTCCGGCCTGTTTTACTACATCACCACCGCTGTCAACGTCGTCGCGCTCTACCTTCCGGGCATGATCATGGCCGCGTTTTTCCCGACCGAGGTCCAGCCCTCGCAGTTCGTGCCCTTCCTCGCCGGACTTTGGGTGTATCTGGTGGTGATTCCGGTGGTGTCCAAGAGCCGCTGGCGGTTTGAGGTCCTGCGCCTGCAGATGGCCTACAGCTACGCCCACCTCATCGCCATCGTGCACAAACTGCGGGGCCGCTCGGCGGGATGGGTTCCCACCGGCGCGATGAATCGCTCCAACCCCCTGGCCCGCAGCATCAGCCGCGTTGGCGCCGTTGCGATCATCCTGTCGCTCGTGCCGTTCTGGGGTGTGGTCGCCTACGACATCCACGTATATGGGGTGCGCCAATTCTGGCTGATGGCGATGTTCGTCGGCCTCTACACCTATCTCGCCCTGCCGTTGCTCGTCGAGTTCGTCAAGGTTCTCGTGCCATCACTCGGCAAGCGCCGCAAGTCCCGGACTGACGACGCCGCAGCACCGCCAGCCCAAGACGGCCCTGCGCCGAAGCGGCGCAATCCACATCGGATCTCCGCCTATGAGGCGGTGTGCTACACGCTAGCGCTGGGAATGGCCGCAGCCGTCGCGTCCGGGTGGTTCGATCTGATGATCCCGTGGAGCTCCTGA
- a CDS encoding acyltransferase family protein, giving the protein MTKYWEEPTVRYRPAPNNATAVTERMRPLPRMYRPAPAPVPPQQRMDEQPTTVVPTQPDKSTTEIKKSGNQFFNDVEGLRGIAVALVVLFHAGVPHMAGGFVGVDVFFVISGFLITGLLLREFERNGRVSFRGFYARRARRIIPPAAVTIMATAIAVWFLMPMLSVFRQALDLLAATMNIANWRFIAAGKDYLAGASDDSVATHFWSLSIEEQFYFIWPVLLVALAVLAKRMRWSTRMVVGWGIAVIIAASMLASLHYTASDPTLSYMATHTRAWQFGVGGIISVVGPLLTGLITKLWVRVAMWVLGWAGLAAVLLSTVAYDHTTPYPGVAALVPTVGAAAIIVAGQVASSSRPAIGWFLSARPLRWLGKVSYGWYLWHWPALVLFKSYTHNNSWPTLAGVTMVALVLAWASTALLERPIMSSGELKRNLQASLSVGFTGTIAAAAVTMTLGVLAVNLASGAASSNASVSFESVFGADTGAKSGPVTPNPFKAFDDRPERDECLVPLGERAQPSTCVDGPADGVPAVLFGDSHAQQWLPVVQVIAKENNWRLNQFTKAACPVAALQPRDGRTDPFTKSDCLGWRDDSIKAIIALKPKYIVISSLSTYVPDYQEFKTAWDQTLNQLRSTGAKLIYLRDTPYPNKNMPECISGATDNWSACDFELNNTPRTEPIVTDQVRGQNLDIPVLDLNAYLCESNKCRAVRNGTLLYRDDSHLTATAVKALLPAVQAQIRDKGIDLSGR; this is encoded by the coding sequence ATGACGAAGTACTGGGAAGAACCGACCGTGAGGTATCGCCCTGCGCCGAACAACGCGACGGCCGTCACCGAGAGGATGCGGCCGCTTCCGCGCATGTACCGTCCCGCCCCTGCCCCAGTACCGCCGCAACAGCGCATGGACGAACAACCGACCACCGTCGTCCCGACCCAACCGGACAAGTCGACGACTGAGATCAAGAAATCGGGAAACCAGTTCTTCAACGACGTCGAGGGCCTGCGAGGCATTGCGGTCGCGCTGGTCGTGCTGTTTCACGCCGGGGTGCCGCACATGGCCGGCGGCTTCGTGGGCGTCGACGTGTTCTTCGTCATCTCGGGGTTCCTGATCACCGGGCTGCTCCTGCGCGAGTTCGAGCGCAACGGCCGGGTGTCGTTCAGGGGCTTCTACGCGCGCCGCGCACGCCGCATCATTCCTCCGGCGGCCGTGACCATCATGGCGACAGCGATCGCCGTGTGGTTCCTGATGCCGATGCTCTCGGTCTTCCGCCAGGCACTCGATCTGCTGGCCGCAACGATGAACATCGCCAACTGGCGCTTCATTGCTGCGGGCAAGGACTACCTCGCCGGGGCGTCAGACGACAGCGTTGCCACGCACTTCTGGTCGCTTTCCATCGAGGAACAGTTCTACTTCATCTGGCCCGTACTCTTGGTCGCGCTGGCCGTGCTGGCCAAGCGCATGCGATGGTCCACCCGCATGGTCGTCGGCTGGGGAATCGCCGTGATCATCGCCGCCTCCATGCTGGCGTCGCTGCATTACACGGCCAGCGACCCCACCCTGTCCTACATGGCTACCCACACGCGCGCATGGCAATTCGGCGTCGGCGGAATCATCTCAGTCGTCGGCCCGCTGCTGACCGGCTTGATCACAAAATTGTGGGTACGAGTTGCGATGTGGGTGCTCGGTTGGGCCGGACTGGCGGCAGTGCTGTTATCGACGGTGGCCTACGACCACACCACGCCCTATCCGGGCGTCGCCGCGCTAGTGCCGACGGTCGGAGCCGCCGCGATCATTGTGGCCGGACAGGTGGCGTCCTCCAGCCGGCCGGCGATCGGATGGTTCCTCTCGGCGCGCCCCTTGCGGTGGCTCGGCAAGGTCTCCTACGGCTGGTATCTGTGGCACTGGCCCGCCCTGGTGCTGTTCAAGAGCTACACCCACAACAACAGCTGGCCGACGTTGGCGGGCGTGACCATGGTGGCGCTGGTGCTGGCATGGGCCTCCACCGCACTTCTGGAACGCCCGATCATGTCGTCGGGCGAACTGAAGCGAAACCTGCAGGCGTCGCTGTCGGTCGGTTTCACCGGCACCATCGCGGCAGCCGCGGTGACGATGACCCTCGGTGTCCTGGCGGTCAACCTCGCCAGCGGCGCGGCTTCATCCAATGCGTCGGTGAGCTTCGAATCGGTCTTCGGCGCCGACACCGGCGCGAAATCGGGACCTGTCACACCCAACCCGTTCAAGGCGTTCGACGATCGGCCCGAACGCGACGAGTGCCTGGTTCCGCTGGGCGAGCGCGCACAACCGAGCACCTGCGTGGATGGCCCAGCCGACGGTGTGCCTGCGGTGCTGTTCGGCGACAGCCATGCACAGCAGTGGCTGCCGGTGGTTCAGGTCATTGCCAAGGAAAACAATTGGCGGCTCAACCAATTCACCAAGGCGGCATGCCCGGTAGCCGCGCTGCAGCCCAGGGACGGCCGCACCGACCCGTTCACGAAGTCAGACTGCCTCGGCTGGCGCGATGACAGCATCAAGGCGATCATCGCGCTGAAACCCAAGTACATCGTGATCAGCTCACTGTCCACGTATGTGCCCGACTACCAGGAGTTCAAGACCGCCTGGGATCAGACGTTGAACCAATTGCGGTCCACGGGCGCGAAGTTGATCTACTTGCGGGACACGCCGTACCCGAACAAGAACATGCCTGAATGCATCTCGGGCGCCACCGACAACTGGTCCGCGTGCGACTTCGAGCTGAACAACACCCCGCGAACGGAACCCATTGTCACCGACCAGGTTCGAGGCCAGAACCTCGACATCCCGGTGCTCGACCTCAACGCATACCTGTGCGAGAGCAACAAATGCCGCGCGGTTCGCAACGGCACATTGCTCTACCGCGACGACTCCCACCTGACAGCAACCGCCGTCAAGGCACTGCTGCCCGCGGTCCAAGCGCAGATCCGTGATAAGGGAATCGACCTCAGCGGTCGCTGA